From the Brassica napus cultivar Da-Ae chromosome A8, Da-Ae, whole genome shotgun sequence genome, one window contains:
- the LOC106425917 gene encoding proteasome subunit beta type-3-A-like: MSIFEYNGSAVVAMVGKNCFAIASDRRLGVQLQTIATDFQRISKIHDRVFIALSGLATDVQTLYQRLVFRHKLYQLREERDMKPETFASLVSAILYEKRFGPYLCQPVIAGLGEDEKPFICTMDSIGAKELAKDFVVSGTASESLYGACEAMYKPDMEAEELFETISQALLSSVDRDCLSGWGGHVYVVTPTEIKERILKGRMD, from the exons ATGTCG ATCTTCGAGTACAATGGCAGCGCCGTCGTGGCAATGGTGGGGAAGAACTGCTTCGCCATCGCCAGTGATCGGAGGCTCGGTGTGCAGCTTCAGACAATCGCCACCGATTTCCAGAGAATCTCAAAGATCCACGATCGTGTCTTCATCGCCCTCTCTGGTCTCGCCACCGATGTCCAAACACT GTACCAGCGCCTTGTGTTCCGTCATAAGCTGTACCAGCTTCGGGAAGAGAGAGACATGAAGCCTGAAACTTTCGCTAGTCTTGTCTCCGCCATTCTTTACGAGAAGAG atTTGGTCCTTACTTATGCCAACCAGTGATTGCTGGATTGGGAGAAGATGAGAAGCCCTTCATCTGCACCATGGACTCTATTGGTGCCAA GGAGTTGGCTAAAGATTTCGTTGTATCTGGAACTGCTTCAGAATCACTGTATGGAGCCTGTGAAGCGATGTACAAGCCAGACATG GAAGCGGAGGAACTGTTTGAGACGATTTCACAAGCACTTCTGTCATCAGTTGACCGAGATTGTCTGAGTGGTTGGGGAGGGCATGTCTACGTTGT AACACCAACGGAGATTAAAGAGAGGATCCTAAAGGGAAGGATGGATTAA